Proteins encoded within one genomic window of Panacibacter microcysteis:
- a CDS encoding CCA tRNA nucleotidyltransferase: MDIQCTGKELFILNKIAKAAEELNVECYLIGGFVRDKIIGRPTKDADIVCLGDGIALAHKVAERFKPKPAVAFFKTFGTAQIKIHSFFKDQDEIPLFHDREEESIIEDSDADKLSFEIEFVGARKESYNRDSRKPMVAPGTLEDDQNRRDFTINALAVSLNQQNFGKLVDPFNGIKDIERGVIQTPLQPAETFSDDPLRMMRAIRFATQLEFIIAYDTFEAIKQNAERISIVSQERITDELNKIMLCRKPSIGFDLLSKSGLLQLIFPQMMLLHGAEYVDGKGHKDNFYHTLQVIDNIAEKTNDLWLRWAALLHDIAKPATKRFEEGHGWTFHGHEVVGARMVPKIFSKLKLPLNEKMKMVQKLVALHLRPISLTKENITDSAVRRLLFEAGEDIDALMLLCEADITSKNKYKVKRYLQNFEMVRQRMKEVEETDHLRNWQPPVTGELIMQKFGIPPGRNVGIIKDAIREAILDGIIPNDYHAAYMFMLEKAKSLGLQAVE; this comes from the coding sequence ATGGATATTCAGTGTACCGGTAAAGAATTATTTATACTTAACAAGATCGCAAAAGCCGCCGAAGAACTAAACGTGGAATGTTACCTGATCGGCGGTTTTGTGCGGGATAAAATTATTGGCCGCCCCACAAAAGATGCAGACATCGTTTGCCTGGGCGATGGCATTGCACTGGCGCATAAAGTGGCCGAACGGTTTAAACCTAAACCAGCCGTTGCGTTTTTTAAAACCTTTGGTACGGCACAGATAAAGATCCATTCATTTTTTAAAGACCAGGACGAGATACCGCTTTTCCACGATCGCGAAGAAGAAAGTATTATTGAAGACAGCGATGCAGATAAACTGAGTTTCGAAATAGAGTTTGTAGGCGCCCGCAAAGAAAGTTATAACCGCGATAGCCGCAAACCAATGGTGGCGCCGGGCACGCTGGAAGATGACCAGAACCGCCGGGATTTTACCATCAACGCTTTGGCTGTAAGCCTTAACCAGCAAAACTTTGGCAAGCTGGTTGACCCCTTCAATGGTATAAAAGATATAGAACGTGGTGTAATACAAACCCCGCTTCAGCCCGCTGAAACATTTAGCGACGATCCTTTGCGCATGATGCGCGCCATTCGTTTTGCCACGCAACTGGAATTTATTATTGCGTATGATACATTCGAAGCCATTAAACAAAATGCCGAACGCATCAGCATTGTTTCTCAGGAACGCATCACCGACGAGCTAAACAAGATCATGCTTTGCCGCAAGCCGTCTATCGGTTTCGATCTGCTTAGCAAAAGCGGCTTACTGCAACTTATCTTTCCGCAAATGATGTTGCTGCACGGTGCCGAGTATGTAGATGGCAAAGGCCATAAAGACAATTTTTATCACACGCTGCAGGTGATCGATAATATTGCCGAAAAGACCAATGACCTGTGGCTGCGCTGGGCAGCTTTGCTACATGATATTGCAAAACCTGCCACAAAACGCTTTGAAGAAGGCCATGGCTGGACGTTCCATGGCCACGAAGTGGTAGGTGCGCGCATGGTACCAAAAATTTTTTCCAAACTGAAGCTACCGCTGAATGAGAAGATGAAAATGGTGCAAAAGCTTGTGGCGCTTCATTTACGGCCTATCAGCCTTACCAAAGAAAATATTACAGACAGCGCGGTAAGAAGATTGTTGTTTGAAGCTGGCGAGGATATTGATGCACTAATGTTGCTCTGCGAGGCAGATATAACCAGCAAGAACAAATACAAAGTAAAGCGCTACCTGCAAAACTTTGAAATGGTGCGCCAGCGCATGAAGGAAGTGGAAGAAACAGATCACCTGCGCAACTGGCAACCACCTGTTACGGGCGAACTTATTATGCAGAAGTTTGGCATACCGCCTGGTCGTAATGTTGGTATAATTAAAGACGCTATACGGGAGGCAATACTTGATGGCATAATACCCAACGATTACCATGCAGCCTATATGTTTATGCTGGAAAAAGCAAAAAGCCTCGGTTTGCAGGCCGTTGAATAA
- a CDS encoding gliding motility-associated C-terminal domain-containing protein: MIIRFSLLFLLIAFSHRLSAQLCQGSLGDPVVKIDFGSGPNPGPTLSFPTGYGFVTNDCPNDGFYAVRNSTSSCFGDSWHSLVQDHTGNGSGYFMLVNASLQKGDFYVDTVRGLCPKTTFEFAAWVVNVLKPSACNAAGITPDLTFYIQNLQGDTLQKYNTGSIPSQNSPQWKQYGFFFETPAGLTDVIVRIRNNADGGCGNDLALDDITFRPCGPEVKASIQGESVIDVKDLCDYNSKSYTLTGAITQGYTDPAYQWQLSTNNVNWSDIGGATAATYTRTPTPTGTYYYRMAVAEKENISSALCRIYSNVIKFNVESKPVTTAGSNSPVCEDAALSLTATGGISYSWKGPGNFSSSVAQPVIQPTPFGAAGKYYVTVTSAAGCVQTDSTVVSVVAKPAANAGSDAGICAGRSTTLNGVFANGTVAWSPSTGLSATNIANPTVTPADSTTYTLTVTDNNTGCTAQDSVRIFVYDLPVANAGPDKVIMEGNSIALEGAATGTGITFNWAPNTSISDPVSLTPLVTPPADATYTLNVYSELGCGIASDNVFIKVYKKVVVPNAFSPNNDGINDKWQILALDAYPDAVVSVFNRYGKAVFTSKGSYTAWNGKFNNTDLPVGTYYYVIDLKSAGELKLAPLKGSLTILR, translated from the coding sequence TTGATAATCCGTTTCAGCCTCCTCTTCCTGTTGATTGCCTTCTCGCATCGTCTTTCCGCACAGTTATGCCAGGGCAGCCTCGGCGATCCCGTGGTTAAAATTGATTTTGGCTCAGGCCCAAACCCGGGACCAACACTTTCGTTCCCTACAGGTTATGGCTTTGTTACAAACGACTGCCCGAATGACGGATTTTATGCTGTGCGCAACAGTACTTCGTCATGCTTTGGAGATAGCTGGCACAGCCTGGTGCAAGACCACACAGGCAATGGAAGCGGCTATTTTATGCTGGTAAATGCATCGCTGCAAAAAGGCGATTTTTATGTTGATACGGTGAGAGGACTTTGCCCGAAAACAACGTTCGAGTTTGCCGCCTGGGTGGTAAATGTTCTAAAGCCCTCTGCATGCAACGCTGCCGGCATTACGCCTGATCTTACATTTTACATCCAAAACCTGCAGGGCGATACACTCCAGAAATACAATACAGGTTCCATCCCGTCTCAGAACAGCCCGCAATGGAAGCAGTACGGTTTTTTCTTTGAAACACCTGCCGGCCTTACCGATGTAATTGTACGTATCAGGAACAATGCAGACGGTGGTTGCGGTAACGACCTTGCGCTGGATGATATTACATTCAGGCCATGCGGGCCGGAAGTTAAAGCTTCCATACAGGGAGAGTCTGTTATAGACGTAAAAGACCTGTGCGACTACAATTCAAAATCTTATACACTCACTGGTGCCATTACACAAGGCTATACTGATCCTGCCTACCAATGGCAGTTAAGCACTAATAATGTTAACTGGAGCGATATTGGCGGGGCTACTGCTGCAACATATACCCGCACACCAACACCAACAGGCACCTATTATTACAGGATGGCAGTGGCAGAAAAAGAAAACATCTCATCAGCACTATGCCGCATTTACTCTAACGTGATTAAGTTCAATGTAGAAAGCAAACCTGTGACCACGGCAGGCAGCAATAGCCCGGTTTGCGAAGATGCAGCATTGTCACTTACCGCAACAGGTGGCATATCTTACAGTTGGAAAGGGCCTGGAAACTTTTCTTCATCAGTTGCCCAGCCTGTTATTCAGCCAACGCCATTTGGTGCCGCAGGCAAATATTATGTTACCGTTACATCTGCAGCAGGTTGTGTGCAAACCGATTCCACTGTTGTTTCGGTGGTAGCAAAGCCTGCTGCCAATGCCGGCAGTGATGCCGGTATTTGTGCGGGCCGCTCAACAACGTTGAACGGAGTTTTTGCAAATGGCACAGTTGCCTGGTCGCCATCAACCGGTTTATCTGCTACCAATATTGCCAACCCAACTGTAACACCTGCCGACAGTACCACTTACACACTAACCGTTACAGACAACAATACAGGCTGCACTGCACAGGATTCTGTGAGAATATTTGTGTATGATTTGCCTGTGGCAAATGCAGGTCCCGATAAGGTGATCATGGAAGGTAACAGTATAGCGCTGGAAGGCGCAGCAACAGGTACAGGTATTACCTTCAACTGGGCACCAAATACCAGCATTAGTGATCCTGTGAGTTTAACTCCTTTGGTTACACCGCCTGCAGATGCTACCTATACATTGAATGTATATTCTGAACTGGGTTGTGGGATTGCTTCTGACAATGTATTTATAAAAGTATATAAGAAGGTGGTTGTGCCAAATGCTTTCTCGCCCAACAATGATGGCATAAATGACAAATGGCAGATACTGGCCCTTGATGCTTACCCTGATGCTGTTGTAAGTGTTTTCAACCGTTATGGGAAAGCAGTGTTTACCTCGAAAGGTAGTTATACTGCATGGAACGGTAAGTTCAATAATACTGACCTGCCGGTGGGCACCTACTACTATGTAATTGACCTTAAATCTGCCGGTGAACTTAAACTTGCGCCATTAAAAGGTTCGCTGACGATATTGCGCTGA
- a CDS encoding SDR family oxidoreductase, translating to MKMLITGANGFLGQHLTLYLADKGYDIYACSRGESRIPSKVPYTYFPVDLTDRPAVAQLVAAVKPDVLVHTAANSKPDDCHINRECCLLQNVEATKYLLQALKEHTPGAKFIYVSTDFVFGENGPHAEDDEKGPLNFYGESKLLAEQAVQSSGLAYAIVRPVFIYGPVWNGVRSTFLHWVKNNLEQGKAIKVVSDQLRTPTFVTDICKGIEAIVTLQQQGVFHLAGKDLLSPYNMAVAVASFLRLDAALIENVTSETFIEPVQRAKRSGLSIAKAKQLLQYDPVDFATGVALTFNNQ from the coding sequence ATGAAAATGCTGATTACAGGCGCCAATGGTTTTCTCGGTCAACACCTTACGTTGTACCTGGCAGATAAAGGTTACGATATATATGCCTGTAGCAGGGGCGAAAGCCGCATTCCTTCAAAAGTTCCTTATACCTATTTTCCCGTTGACCTTACAGACAGGCCTGCCGTAGCGCAGTTGGTTGCGGCGGTAAAGCCAGATGTGCTGGTGCACACGGCAGCCAATAGTAAGCCCGATGATTGCCATATAAACCGCGAATGCTGCCTGCTGCAAAATGTAGAAGCTACCAAATATTTATTGCAGGCGCTTAAAGAACACACACCCGGCGCAAAGTTTATCTATGTGTCCACCGATTTTGTTTTTGGAGAAAACGGCCCCCACGCAGAAGACGATGAAAAAGGCCCGCTCAACTTCTACGGCGAAAGTAAACTGCTGGCAGAACAGGCCGTACAAAGCAGTGGATTAGCTTATGCTATTGTAAGACCGGTTTTTATTTACGGTCCCGTATGGAACGGTGTTCGCTCCACTTTTTTGCATTGGGTAAAAAACAACCTCGAGCAGGGCAAAGCTATTAAAGTAGTGAGTGACCAGTTGCGTACGCCCACTTTTGTCACAGATATCTGCAAAGGCATAGAAGCAATTGTAACACTGCAGCAGCAGGGGGTTTTTCACCTGGCAGGCAAAGACCTGCTTTCGCCGTATAATATGGCGGTTGCCGTGGCTTCGTTTTTACGCCTTGATGCAGCACTTATTGAAAATGTAACGTCTGAAACTTTTATAGAACCGGTACAAAGAGCAAAACGTTCGGGTCTCAGCATCGCCAAAGCAAAGCAGTTGCTGCAATATGATCCCGTAGATTTTGCAACAGGGGTAGCGCTAACTTTCAATAACCAATAG
- a CDS encoding ABC transporter permease, with amino-acid sequence MSIAKFFKPFEPVKKNQRLVLAGIWLVLVMGYWVIASLGQKHLFPSPGQVLNGFASLYNEGLVVHIASSLGLCLQATLISLVVSLTIVYLSPLPALKPLAVTLSKVRYLPLTGITFYLTILVSNARSMQVSVLVIFMSLYFITSLLAVLKDIPSEEIDHARSLKCTRWEILWEVVIKGRLDYVIDVLRQNLSIIWMMLVTVESILVAAGGLGVLIKNSDKFMNHGRIVALQLVILFLGLGLDWVLNITRKSLFRYSTF; translated from the coding sequence ATGAGCATCGCGAAATTTTTCAAACCGTTTGAACCTGTAAAAAAAAATCAGCGCCTCGTGTTGGCCGGCATATGGCTTGTTTTAGTAATGGGCTATTGGGTTATCGCTTCGTTGGGGCAAAAACATCTTTTCCCATCGCCAGGCCAGGTATTAAACGGTTTTGCATCTCTCTATAACGAAGGGCTTGTTGTACACATAGCCAGTTCGCTCGGGCTTTGTTTACAGGCTACACTTATCTCGTTGGTGGTATCGCTAACCATTGTTTATCTCTCCCCATTGCCGGCGTTAAAACCTTTGGCTGTTACACTAAGTAAAGTGAGGTATCTTCCACTTACAGGTATAACTTTTTATCTTACCATACTCGTTAGCAATGCACGATCCATGCAGGTAAGTGTTTTGGTAATATTTATGAGCCTTTATTTTATCACGTCCCTTCTTGCAGTCTTAAAGGATATTCCTTCAGAAGAAATAGACCATGCCAGATCTCTAAAATGTACACGCTGGGAAATCTTATGGGAAGTGGTTATCAAAGGTCGTCTTGACTATGTGATTGATGTATTGCGCCAAAATCTTTCTATTATCTGGATGATGCTGGTAACCGTAGAATCTATACTGGTGGCAGCCGGCGGTCTCGGCGTACTCATTAAAAACAGCGATAAGTTTATGAATCATGGCCGTATAGTAGCATTGCAGTTGGTAATACTTTTCCTCGGGTTAGGCCTCGATTGGGTTTTAAACATAACAAGAAAATCTTTATTCCGCTACTCAACATTCTAA
- a CDS encoding ATP-binding cassette domain-containing protein, with the protein MNPKYEYEQKETILHVEHLSVAYGNKTIIQNINLEEKNCYRPGKQQGQTIAVVGRSGRGKSTFFKALTGLITPTSGNILIPDFSKEIVNGQQPAKKVAEGDVGFVDQKYTLFRHKTIYQALMFSLRQSPESKEQKHDKIMHHLQQWGLESAKDQYPCELSGGQRQRTALLEQLLSSGYYMVLDEPFSGLDVGNIANVKDAFKLINDSHELNTVIFSTHDIELAVELADSLYVLGYDKSVHNNNVGTLLKHFDLKALGLAWHDSFTSAHLDLVKEIKDIMLRS; encoded by the coding sequence ATGAATCCCAAGTACGAATACGAACAGAAGGAAACCATCCTGCACGTAGAGCATTTAAGTGTTGCTTATGGTAATAAGACAATTATTCAAAACATTAACCTTGAAGAAAAAAATTGTTACAGACCCGGCAAACAGCAGGGGCAAACTATTGCTGTTGTAGGAAGATCCGGACGTGGCAAATCTACTTTTTTCAAAGCATTAACCGGGCTTATAACGCCTACATCAGGTAACATTCTGATACCAGATTTTTCGAAAGAAATTGTAAACGGCCAGCAACCTGCCAAAAAAGTAGCAGAAGGAGATGTTGGGTTCGTAGACCAGAAATATACGCTCTTCAGGCATAAAACCATTTACCAGGCACTTATGTTTTCATTGCGGCAGTCGCCAGAAAGCAAAGAGCAAAAACATGATAAAATAATGCATCACCTGCAGCAGTGGGGTCTTGAATCAGCAAAAGATCAATACCCATGCGAACTATCTGGCGGCCAGCGCCAACGTACTGCCTTGCTGGAACAGTTGCTCAGCTCAGGATACTATATGGTTTTGGACGAACCCTTCTCCGGTTTAGATGTTGGAAACATTGCAAACGTAAAAGATGCGTTTAAACTCATTAATGACAGCCATGAATTAAACACTGTTATATTCAGCACACATGATATAGAACTGGCTGTTGAGCTGGCTGACTCTCTTTATGTATTGGGTTATGACAAAAGTGTTCACAACAATAATGTAGGTACGCTTTTAAAACATTTTGATCTTAAAGCATTGGGCCTGGCATGGCACGACAGTTTCACATCAGCACATCTTGATCTGGTAAAAGAAATAAAAGACATTATGCTGCGATCATGA
- a CDS encoding DUF6089 family protein — protein MKKAILFAITLLTVIATNAQRFHVNLLGGVSNYAGELEDKSFTLQRAKPAVALGLSYELTNKLFLRGQFTYTNLGADDKNSKIYSHIIRNLNFKTILQEVNLVAEYDILDNYTHKLVPYVFAGVGVYRFSPYTFDTLGRKAFLRGLRTEGQGLPNYPDRQVYRRTHINIPVGGGVKLALSDNIKVAAEFSLRNLFTDYLDDVSTNYPDLDLLGSRSAMLSYRGDELKPPIPFPGEGALRGNPDQNDAYYFLMFRISYRLPFGNSSQNKTSGKYYKNCPPVKL, from the coding sequence ATGAAGAAAGCTATCTTATTTGCTATTACCCTGCTCACCGTTATTGCTACAAATGCTCAAAGATTTCACGTTAACCTACTGGGTGGTGTTTCCAACTATGCAGGAGAACTGGAGGATAAAAGTTTTACGTTACAACGGGCAAAACCAGCCGTGGCGCTGGGTTTAAGCTACGAGCTTACCAATAAGCTCTTCTTACGCGGACAATTTACGTATACCAACCTTGGCGCCGATGACAAGAACTCGAAAATCTACAGCCACATCATACGCAACCTAAACTTTAAAACCATATTGCAGGAAGTAAACCTTGTGGCAGAATACGATATTTTGGATAATTACACGCATAAGCTGGTACCGTACGTGTTTGCCGGTGTGGGTGTTTACAGGTTTAGCCCTTACACATTCGATACACTGGGCAGAAAAGCTTTCCTGCGGGGGTTGCGTACAGAGGGGCAGGGTTTACCAAATTATCCTGACCGCCAGGTGTACCGGAGAACGCACATCAATATTCCTGTTGGGGGAGGTGTAAAACTTGCATTGAGCGATAATATTAAAGTGGCCGCAGAATTCAGCCTGCGCAATCTTTTCACCGATTACCTGGATGATGTTAGTACAAATTATCCGGATCTGGATTTACTCGGTTCGCGCAGTGCCATGTTATCTTATCGTGGCGATGAATTAAAACCACCGATCCCCTTCCCGGGCGAAGGCGCACTAAGAGGTAATCCTGATCAGAATGACGCGTACTATTTTCTCATGTTCCGCATTTCTTACCGCCTGCCTTTTGGCAATAGCTCTCAAAACAAAACTTCCGGTAAATATTATAAAAATTGCCCGCCCGTTAAGTTGTAA
- a CDS encoding OmpA family protein, translated as MKWSKLTFFSKALIVLIIAGAVGGAVYYFAPGLRIDESKQLEKLDLSEKDINNVVTSAELPLPEPALSTEVSSKPVVKIAGYAWNAQSGIIVANGGAKTTKGSLMEKNGVNLEIIRQDWLSELRNLQMKFIEEFDQGNNNPKEGVAGIMIMGDGVPFYISSAQQAIDDKYGAGKYQLQVVGVVGLSYGEDKLIGPPSWKMNPQSMKGALISTVIGDGDWVTAVNYASANNIKVNPDPSTYDAEAVNFVAAANDDYIEASKDLIKSQKEGYTVSLKEVKAGKLTGKTINKKVDGCATWTPGDKMVFDELGGVTDIISTREFNNQMATAVIVLKQWADKNKDVVQNILKATYTACNQMKQYDDWRKKAAENVASTFNMENADYWYNMFKGQKGEKNGISYNMGGSRVFNLSDAKQYFGITDGTNRYKAVYDQVSSYLKNLNPAGFNQNVKRIVPYEEAVNVSFLNQVENIDAGKAYTADYSEKATNVVASGEWQINFDVGRASLRPEGKDVLEQIYNLLIQAEDSKLELTGHTDNTGTQENNYSLSQARAEAVKSYLIQRGIPATRFQKIEGKGQDEPVADNATAAGKAKNRRVVVSILK; from the coding sequence ATGAAATGGTCTAAACTCACATTTTTTTCAAAAGCCCTTATTGTTCTAATAATCGCCGGAGCTGTAGGAGGAGCAGTTTATTACTTCGCGCCAGGGCTTCGTATCGACGAATCAAAGCAACTCGAAAAACTTGACTTGTCTGAGAAAGATATAAATAATGTTGTAACGTCAGCCGAATTGCCGCTCCCGGAACCAGCACTGTCAACAGAGGTTTCTTCAAAACCGGTGGTAAAAATTGCAGGTTACGCATGGAATGCACAATCCGGAATTATCGTTGCAAATGGTGGAGCAAAGACCACCAAAGGCTCCTTAATGGAGAAAAATGGAGTAAACCTCGAAATCATTCGCCAGGACTGGCTTTCTGAACTACGCAACCTGCAAATGAAATTCATTGAAGAATTTGATCAGGGTAACAACAATCCTAAAGAAGGAGTAGCAGGAATAATGATCATGGGCGACGGCGTGCCTTTCTACATCAGTTCCGCACAGCAGGCGATAGATGATAAATACGGTGCGGGAAAATACCAGTTGCAGGTGGTAGGTGTAGTAGGTTTAAGTTATGGAGAAGATAAACTAATTGGCCCCCCAAGCTGGAAAATGAACCCTCAGTCCATGAAGGGTGCACTTATATCAACTGTAATTGGAGATGGTGATTGGGTTACCGCTGTAAACTACGCTTCTGCCAACAATATCAAAGTAAATCCTGATCCATCAACTTACGATGCAGAAGCGGTAAACTTTGTAGCCGCAGCAAACGACGACTACATAGAAGCTTCAAAAGATCTGATCAAATCGCAGAAGGAAGGATACACTGTTAGTCTTAAAGAAGTAAAAGCTGGAAAACTTACCGGTAAAACCATCAATAAGAAAGTCGATGGTTGCGCAACCTGGACGCCGGGAGATAAAATGGTTTTTGATGAATTAGGTGGTGTTACAGATATTATTTCTACAAGAGAATTCAACAACCAGATGGCAACCGCAGTTATTGTTTTAAAACAATGGGCAGACAAAAATAAAGACGTTGTACAAAACATTTTGAAGGCTACGTACACCGCCTGCAATCAAATGAAACAGTACGATGACTGGAGAAAGAAGGCTGCAGAAAATGTTGCCTCTACCTTCAATATGGAAAATGCAGACTACTGGTATAACATGTTCAAAGGACAAAAAGGCGAAAAAAATGGCATCTCTTACAACATGGGTGGTTCAAGGGTTTTCAACCTTTCCGATGCAAAGCAGTACTTTGGCATAACTGACGGAACCAATCGTTACAAAGCGGTTTACGACCAGGTAAGCAGTTATCTTAAAAATCTTAACCCTGCAGGCTTTAACCAGAATGTGAAACGAATCGTTCCTTATGAGGAGGCTGTAAATGTTTCGTTCTTAAACCAGGTAGAGAACATTGATGCAGGTAAGGCATACACGGCAGACTATAGCGAAAAGGCTACAAACGTGGTTGCTTCAGGCGAATGGCAGATAAATTTTGATGTTGGCCGCGCTTCACTACGCCCTGAAGGTAAAGACGTACTCGAGCAAATCTACAATCTCCTTATCCAGGCAGAAGACTCAAAACTCGAACTCACAGGGCATACAGATAATACAGGTACACAAGAGAATAATTACTCATTGTCGCAGGCCAGGGCTGAAGCCGTAAAAAGCTACCTCATCCAGCGCGGCATACCAGCTACTCGCTTCCAGAAAATTGAAGGTAAAGGACAGGATGAGCCGGTAGCAGATAATGCAACGGCTGCTGGTAAAGCGAAAAACAGGCGTGTTGTGGTATCTATTTTAAAATAA
- a CDS encoding CHAD domain-containing protein has product MDTPLEKYFAQRVKNLFNNLHDFELNGDEPSLHDLRVEIKKLRAIIKFLGTIYHKQQLKKPAHLIRSVFQKAGEVRESQLLQQWLQKHEFGIIEHTYFPQEKLDFLVAQFRQNAPRYKDDFKEIVETLSKFVHSTNEILAEQYFTDLNAQVEKLCRKNLPGAEWHDLRKLIKQRIYAYNWVRHEAENDDPNFAYYNKLQENIGIWHDLEIIKDNFSQKQVYLSQDIEVQKEFNIAWEKLTAAHKYREKHVEELLARTAIQD; this is encoded by the coding sequence ATGGATACTCCACTGGAGAAATATTTTGCACAAAGAGTAAAAAACCTCTTCAATAACCTGCACGATTTTGAGTTAAACGGCGATGAACCTTCCCTGCACGATCTGCGTGTAGAGATCAAAAAGCTGAGGGCCATCATTAAATTCCTGGGCACCATTTATCACAAGCAACAGTTGAAAAAACCTGCTCACTTAATCCGTTCTGTTTTTCAAAAAGCCGGCGAGGTAAGAGAAAGCCAGTTGCTGCAACAATGGCTGCAAAAACACGAGTTTGGTATTATAGAACATACCTATTTCCCGCAGGAAAAGCTCGATTTTCTTGTGGCCCAATTCAGGCAAAATGCACCGCGCTATAAAGATGATTTTAAAGAGATCGTGGAAACACTTTCCAAATTTGTACACAGCACCAACGAGATTTTAGCCGAACAATATTTTACAGACCTCAATGCACAGGTTGAAAAGCTATGTCGTAAAAACCTGCCCGGCGCAGAGTGGCACGATCTGCGTAAGCTCATTAAGCAACGCATTTATGCATACAACTGGGTAAGGCACGAGGCAGAAAATGACGACCCCAACTTTGCCTATTACAATAAGCTACAGGAAAATATCGGCATCTGGCACGACCTGGAGATCATCAAAGACAATTTTTCTCAGAAGCAGGTTTACCTCTCGCAGGATATTGAGGTGCAGAAAGAATTCAATATAGCGTGGGAGAAGCTGACCGCTGCCCATAAGTACCGCGAAAAACATGTGGAAGAGCTGCTGGCACGCACGGCAATACAGGATTAA
- a CDS encoding IS1096 element passenger TnpR family protein, translated as MAILKFRVYFEEDDAVYRDVVIRHTQTFEDLHYVILKAYEFDSKHQSTFYRSNDHWVRGREISFARYEKDYVAPPLLMAETTIGSEIRDTSQKFIYVYDFAKNWTFMVELINVSKEENARTVYPSVSRVEGIGPQQYGTRSLLGDKFADIEEKYDLTKGAEGFGLEGTGDGDSDEDEFGGSTEESTSEEGGEDY; from the coding sequence ATGGCAATACTTAAATTCAGGGTTTATTTTGAGGAAGATGATGCAGTGTACAGGGATGTAGTGATACGCCACACCCAAACATTTGAAGACCTGCATTATGTGATATTAAAAGCTTACGAGTTTGACAGTAAGCACCAGTCAACTTTTTACCGTAGTAACGACCACTGGGTACGTGGCCGGGAAATATCTTTTGCCAGGTACGAAAAAGATTATGTGGCCCCGCCATTGCTAATGGCAGAAACCACGATAGGCAGCGAGATCAGAGACACCAGCCAGAAATTTATATACGTGTACGACTTTGCTAAAAACTGGACGTTTATGGTGGAACTGATCAATGTGAGCAAAGAGGAAAACGCACGTACCGTATATCCCTCTGTAAGCAGGGTAGAAGGCATCGGGCCGCAGCAATATGGCACACGCAGCCTGCTGGGCGATAAATTTGCTGACATTGAAGAGAAATACGACCTGACCAAAGGTGCAGAAGGATTTGGGCTGGAAGGCACCGGCGATGGTGACAGCGATGAAGATGAATTTGGTGGCAGTACAGAAGAAAGCACCAGTGAAGAAGGCGGCGAAGACTATTAA